TCACCGATGTCTCCGACGTACTGGGCGGCTACACCGCCTGGGCCCTGCTGAACGCGCCCGTGTCCGCCTGAGGCGACACCGCCCGCTTCCTCCGGACGTCGGCACCCCGCGGCACCTCCATGTGCCCCGGCGCCCGTGCGCGGGTGTGCCGGCTCTCCGCTTCCCCTCCCTTTTCCTTCTCCTCTTTCGTCTTCTTTCCACGGAGTAGTTCTCATGACCGCTGACGCTTCCCGCACCTCCGTCTTCACGCCGGCCGCCCTTCAGCACCTGATCACGACAGGCGACGGCCCCCGCCTGCTCGATGTGCGTACGCCCGGCGAGTTCCAGACCGGTCACATCCCTGGCGCCTGCAACGTGCCCCTGGACACCCTGCGCGAGCACCGCATGGAGCTGGGGAAGCACCTCGACGAGAACGTGGTGCTGGTCTGCCGCTCCGGAGCCCGCGCCACGCAGGCGGAGAAAGCCCTCGCCGAGGTCGGCCTGCCCGGCCTGCGGGTCCTCGACGGCGGCATGGCGGCCTGGGAATCCTCCGGCGCCCCGGTCGACCGCGGCCCGCAGCGCTGGGAACTGGAACGCCAGGTCCGCCTCATCGCCGGCTCGGTCGTCCTCGTCAGCGGCGTCGTGGGCTTCTTCGTCCCCGGTGTGCACCTGATCGGCACCGCGATCGGCGCCGGACTGACCTTCGCTGCCCTCAGCAACACCTGCGCCATGGGCATGATGCTCTCCAAGCTGCCCTACAACCGCGGCCCGCGCACCGACATCCGCACCCTCGTCGCCTCCCTGCAGGACCGGGCCTGAAGCCACCGATCGAGGACCCCGCGAGGGCCCGCCACTGGGGACCGCCGCGGTGGCTCGTTGCCGGGGACCGGCTGCGGGGGCTCGTTGCCGGTGATCGCCGTGAAGCCCTTCTCCGGCCCCGTCGGCGTCCCGCCCGGCCGGGGCCCGGCCCCGGCGAGGCGGCGCCGGAGAACGCCCGGAAACTGGACCGGCCTCCGTCAGGGAGAGAGCCGCCGCACACACCATCACGCCGGAAATACCCCCCTGGGTATATTTTGTTCAACTTGATACCCAGGGGGGTATCACAAGGAAAGGAGCAGCTCCATGTTCTTCATCGACACCATCGAGCTCGCAGGGCTCGGCAACCGTCACTACCTGGCCGGCGGCACCGACGCGGCTGTGGCCGTGGACCCGCCGCGGGACTTCGACCAGGTTCTGGCTGCGGCGGCCCGACGCGGAGTGCGCATCACCCACGTCGTGGAGACGCACATTCACAACGACTACGTGACCGGCGGCCTTGAGCTCGCCCGGGTCACGGGCGCGTCCTACCTGGTGCCGGCCGGCGCGCACGTGTCCTTCGCCCGGGTACCGGTCTCAGACGGCGACACCGTGACCGTCGAGGCCGGCCTCGTACTGCGGGCCGTCGCCACCCCGGGGCACACCCCGCACCACACCGCGTACGTGCTGGAAGAGCGGGGCACCGCCGTTGCCGCGTTCACCGGCGGTTCGCTGCTGATCGGCACCGTGGGCCGCCCGGACCTGGTGGAACCCCGGCTGACCGAGCAGCTGGCCCGCGCGCAGCACGCTTCCGTACACCGTCTGGCAGCCGAGCTGCCGGACGCCACAGCCGTACTGCCGACGCACGGCTTCGGCAGCTTCTGTTCCTCCGCACAGGCCGAGGGCGACCACACCACCATCGGCCGGGAGAAAACCGCGAACACGGCGCTCACCACCGAGGCCGACTCCTTTGTCGCCGAGATCCTGGCCGGTCTCGAGGACGTTCCCGCCTACTACGCGCACATGGGCCCGGCCAACGCCGCCGGCCCCGCCCCGGTGGACCTGACACCCGCGGCCGTTGCGGACGCCGGTGAGATCGCCGACCGGCTGGCTGCCGGTGAATGGGTCGTGGACCTGCGCAACCGGGTCGCTTTCGCCGAGGGGCACGTCGCCGGGAGTTTCAACTTCGAGGCGGACGGCAAGATCGCCACCTACCTGGCCTGGATGGTCCCGTGGGGCAAGCCGGTGACTCTGCTCGCCGAAACTCCCGAGCAGCTGGCCGCCGCCCAGCGTGAGCTGGTCCGGGTCGGTATCGACCGCCCCGCAGCCGCCGCCGTCGGCACGGTGCGGGAGTGGACCGACGAGGGCGCCCCCCTGGCGTCCTTCCCGCGTTCCACCTTCGCCGGCCTGGCCGGGCAGGGAACGGAGAACGTCGTCATCCTGGACGTGCGCCGCGACTCCGAGCGTGCCGCCGGACACATCGAGGGCTCGGTGCACATCCCGGTCCACCAACTGCACCAGCGGCTCGGAGAGGTCCCGGCAGGGACCGTGTGGGTGCACTGCGCGGGCGGCATGCGCGCCGCGATCGCGGCCTCACTCCTCGACGCCGCCGGCCGTGACGTGGTCGCCGTCGACGACGGCTTCGACTCCGCCACCGCGGCCGGGCTGCCCGTCATCACCGGCTGAGCGGACAGCCCGCCCACGACTCACGCGGCCCCGGCCAACCGGCCGCCCCGATACCCGCACCAGCTTCCTGCACGCCTGCATACGAGAGGTCCTGTGATGTCCCTGTTCTCCCGAGACAAGAAACGTGTCACCGCGGAGGAGGCCCACCGGCGCACCCGGGGCGCCGACGCCCCGGCCGTCCTGCTGGACGTACGCGAACGGGGCGAATGGGACGCCGGGCGGGCGCCCGGCGCGCTGCACGCACCGCTGTCCGCCCTGGCCGCGGGTGAAGCCCTGCCACAGGCCGCCCAGGGACGGCCGCTGGTGGTGATATGCCGCAGCGGGAACCGCTCGCAGCGGGCCGTCGAACTGCTCCGTGCCCGCGGCGTGGACGCGGTGGACGTCAAGGGCGGCATGCAGCAGTGGGCCCGCGCCGGCCACCCGGTCGTCGGCGCGGGCGGCAGCGAGGGCTCGGTGGCATGACCGCTTTGATCCTCGCGCTGGTTGCTGGTGCTGTTGTCGGTCTGGCGCTCGGTGGTCTCGGCGGTGGCGGGAGTGTCCTGGCCGTGCCCGCTCTGACCTACCTGATCGGTATGCCTCCGGCAGCCGCGATCACCGCTAGCCTGATCATCGTCACCCTGACGTCCGTCACCGCGCTCACCGGGCATGCCCGGGACGGCAACGTGGCCTGGCGGACCGGACTGCTCTTCGCGGCGGCGGGCATCGTCCCCGCCATGCTCGCCGGCACGGTCGCCGGTCATCTGCCCCAGGCCGGGCTCACCATCGCCTTCGCCGGTGTCGCGGGAGTGGCCGCACTGCGGATGCTGCGCCCCGCACCGGCCCCGGCTGCGGGCGAAGTGCGCCCCGTCAGGGCCGGCGCGGCCGGAGCCGGCCTCGGTGCCGTGACCGGACTGCTGGGCGTGGGCGGCGGCTTCCTCGCCGTACCTGCCCTGGCACGCGTGCTGAACCTCCCCATGCGCCGGGCCATCGGCACCAGTCTGTTGGTCATCACCATCAACTCGATCGCCGCGCTCGGTGCCCGGGCCGGTGCCGGGGTACAGCTGGACTGGTCGGTCATCGCGCCTTTCACCGCAGCTGCGATCCTCGGCGCCTGGGACGGCAAACGCTACGCACAGCGGCTCAGCGGTAACACGCTGCGGCGCCTCTTCGCCTATGCCCTGCTCGTGGTCGCGGCCTTCATGCTCGCCGACGCGTTCATCTGAACTTTCCGCTGTTTCCTTCCCGTCCGCCGGGTGGCGGGGTGTCCGACGACGAGGGCGGCACCTTGTGACGGTGCTCCCCGCACCGGGCCCGGCCTCCGGGCCGTTCCCGGGCTGTCCCTTCCGGGTCGGCCCCGGGCTGTCCCGGCCGCGGGCTCGGTCCCGTCGCCCTCGCCGTCGGTTCCATCCATGCCGCGTGGCTGGAACCGGCCCGTGACCGCTGCCTCGCCAGCGGCTACATCCTGGCCGGACTCGGCCTCCACGTCGTCTTCGCCGAGTCGAAGCTGGCCGAGTTCCTGCGAGGGGTGGGGCACTACCCGCGCTGGGGGGTCGTGCACTGAGCTTCTTCGAGATGGCTACCGATCGGGTGATGGCCTGCGCAGCGCAACGAACGAGCCCCCGAGCTGTTGATCGAGATGTCTCACGTCTCAACAACACTGCTCGGGGGCCCCGTTGATCATCTATCGTGCCTCACACGACCTGCCGCATGCGCTCGTGGAGTGGGTGACCACGCTCGTCGTCACCCTCACAAGTGACGACGTGTACTGGACTTCCCAGGCGGGAGGTGCCGCGTTCATCAGATGCACTGCCGGGTGAACATCGCCCACTCGACGTGCCGCTCAGCCAGATCTTGTGTCATGTGCCCGATCATCCATGGCGCCACTGACAGAGACCTCAGCGCCCCTCCCGCGGCGTGCGCAACCGCTCATCCCGTCGCTGTGGACCTCCAAGCAGCGGTGACGCATCCTTCCTCCCAGTGCCACCAGCCCTCCGCTGCACCGCGTTCCAGGAGCTTGCGGATACGCGGCAGGTCCGCCTCCGGAGGGACATGCAGCGCCACCATCCGGTACCGCTCGATACCCTCGCCCGTCGTGCCGAGCTTGTGGAAGATCTCCAGAATGCTCTGCCGGGCAGCGGCCGAGCCCCCGTCCTTCAACACGATCAGCCGGATCGTGCAGTTCTCCGAGGACCGGACCGTCTCTCCAGCCCAGCAGACGCCTTCATCGTCGATCTCCACCCGGACGATGTCGTCGTTGGCGACGCCACGGACGAACCACGGGGTGTTGTCCAGGCGCACGGTTCCGTCGCCGAGGTCCACGGCCCACAGGCTCTCGACGCTCGCCGGCGGCCAGCCGTCCTCGTCTGTGTTCATCCGGAAGTGGACCTTCACATGGTCGTCACTGATGTTCGTCACCGCGCCATCATCCACGTCACATCCATGGGTCCGGAAGGGAGTGCGGACGGAGGATGTCACCGGATCTGGATGGTGGCGCAGGCGAACGTCGTGTCCTGGAGCAGTTTCGGAGTGATGGCGACGCCGGTCAGGTGCTCTGCCAGAGCGAACGCTGCTGGCGAGGAGAGATCCGTTTCTGGAGACTCCTCCTCGAAATGGAACCCGATCCGCTCCATGACGTCGAGGAGTTCATCGGGTGCAGTGCCCCATCGGTCCTCCGGGAACATGGGGTCGAAGCAGAGGCGCAGGACCTGATCCTCCGCCCAGAGGAACGTGCCGACGGCGTTGACGTTGACGAAGTGCGATATCCAGCTCGTCCCAACGGAGGCCGGCAGGACTCGATCTTCGGTGACTCCGAGGTAGCCGTTGGGCTCGATCAGGAGTGTCCAGGTGCCCACAGTGGTCATGGCGACCAGCCGGCGGTCGCCCTCTTCCAGGTCGTACTGGGCGAAAGCAGCTTCGACGACTGCAGCTATGCCTTGCAGAGGCACTTCCGATCGTCCTTCGAGCCGGGACATCAGCTCATCAGGCGACAGGCCCCGCACCAGGGTGAAGCAGTAAGCCTCGGCGATATCTGGAAAGTTGTTCTCGAACCACGCGTAGTCCGCCCCGGTCTTCGTCATACCGCCCATCCTTGCTCCTGGCACTGACAGTGGAAGGACGCCGTGGCCGTCAACGCGAATCGGAAGTCACATCCACCAACTCGGGAAGCGATCTCGTCCCGGGACTCTGCGGCTGCTGATGCTCCTATCGGCTGTCAAGCGGCGGTGGGCCAGTCGCGGTAGGTGTTGGCGAGGTCGTCGTCTCGACGGATTCCGCGTTCGAGGGTGGAGATCGTGGCGAGCCAGACGCCGAAGTGGCGGGCCGCTGCGGTGAGGGTGATGTTCTTCGACTGCCGCAGGGGCCGCAGGCCGACGATGCCTGGGATGGTGACGGTAGTGGTCAGGCAGCGGAACATCTCCCGGGTGATGGCTCGTTTCAGCAGCCGGATGATCTCCTTCTTGGTTCGGCCGGCGGCAGTCTGCCGTGCCACGTAGTCGCGGGTGCGGGGATCGCTGGACATGCGGACCAGGGCGATGCGGTGGAGGGCGGCGTTGGCCGCCCGGTCGCCGCCTCGCGAGAGGCGGTGCCGGTTCGTGGGGCAGCTGGAGGCGGGGACGGGGGCGGCTTTGCAGAGGGCGGCGAAGGACGCCTCGGTCCGCAGGCGTTCGGGATTGCCTCCGGCCGTGACCAGCAGCTGGGAGGCGGTGTCGGGGCCAACGCCGTAAGCGGCCCGCAGTCCGGGGTTGTCGGCCGTGACCTCGCCGTCGAGGGCCCGGGTCAGGGCCTGATGCTCGGCCGTGACTTCCTTGACGCGCCGGGCGAGGCTCTTCATCGCGGTGTGGACCGCGGTGTGGGCCGCGTCTTTGGCCGGTCGCAGCCGGGCCAGGGCGTCGGTCCGGTCGGCACTCTTGAGCTGCCCGAATTTGGCACGGATGCTCTCGGGCGCGGTGACGAGGATGTGGGTGATCTGGTTGAGGGCGGCGGTGCGGGCCTTGACGGCGGAGCGGGCGGCGCGGGTGAAGCCGGCCCCGTAGGAGGCGGTGCCTTCCACCGGTTTGAGCCCTGCGCCCGGACCAGCCGGCGGTACTTGTCGTGGTCATAGCCGCGGTCGCCGAGCAGGACGTCGGGCCTTCGACGGGGTCGTCCCACGAGTCCCGGGACCGACGGGATCTTGGCGAGCAGGGGCATCAGCTGGGTAACATCATTGCGGTTTCCGCCAGTCAGGGACACCGCGAGCGGGATGCCCTGTCCGTCGACGAGGATGTGCTTGCTACCCGGCCGTGCGCGATCGACCGGGCCGGGACCGCTTCTGGGCCGCGCCGAGCGGCCCGGACGCGGGAAGAGTCGATCAACGCCCGCGACCGGTCGAGCTGTTTCGCCGCCCGCAACCGGGCCAGCAGCACGACGTGCAGTCCGTCCCAGACGCCGGCCTCGTTCCAGGCAGCGAGCCGACGCCGGCACGTCATGCCTGAACCGAAGCCCAGTTCCTGCGGCAGGTACTCCCACCGGGTCCCGGTATGCGGCACGAACAGGATCCCGCGCAACACCCGACGGTCAGGAACTCTTGGCCGACCGGGCACCATTTTCGACGCCGGCACAGGCAACAACGGCTCGACCAGCGACCACAGTTCATCCGAGACGATCCACGGACGCGACTCTCTCTTCCCCACGAACAGCCCAACGAGCATCCAAGCCGACAGTCACATCATCTGATTCTTCTGTTAGGACCTGTAACTCCGTTTAATGTCGCCGGTGTTGCAGGCAGGCTCCAAGGGGAGAGCTCATGGTTGGTTGGTGGCGAAAGAAGTCCGCGCTGGAGAAGGACGCGCCGGTGATGGGTGCGCCTGAGTTCTTGTCGGGGTCGGCGCGCGGGACGCTGCCTGCGCACATGGACGGGCCTGGCGGCCGGCGGGCGGTGGCGCTCGTCGTGCACGACGACGGGGTGGTGCTGACCGTTGGCGATGTGCGCCGCACCTACGTGTGGTCGGAGGTCGCCCATGTGTGGCACGCCAACGACATGGACGGTGAAGCGGACGACGGTTTGGTGATCACGGAGTGGCGGCACGAATTGCTGCTGGAGTTCACCGACGGCACGGTCGTGAACTCACTGCTGGCCGACTCGCCCGTCGTCACGCCGGAGTCCGCATTCCGCACCGGCCGGTTGTCGTCCTCGCCGCCCTCTGTCATCGCGCCGCTGATGCAACGCGTCATTGCCCCGGTGACCGAACTGCATCTCGCCAGGGCGAAGGCGACACTCGCAGGCGGCGGTCAGGTGGAGTTCGGCCCACTTACCGCCATGGCGGACGGGCTGCACCATGGCGACAAGAAGATCCCTTGGCACACCATCACCTCATGCCGCTACGGCTTCGTTATCTTCCACGAGGACGAGGACGAGCTGGGCGCGATGCTCCGCATGGAATACGCGGTCGATGGCGGCGCGCACGGATTCCCGTTCGCCTGGCTGCGGATCCCGGCGCTCGACGTCCCGGACCTGGATGTCCTGGTGCGGCTCGTCGACGAGAACCGCTCCTGAGCAGCGACCGGGCACCGACGCGTACGGCCAGGAGCTGGCCCGCATCAGCCAGAACGAGAGCGAGGCCATGGCGGCGCGCGGTTCACGGTCTTCCAGGACCTGGCCGCCGTCGGCATCGGACACGACCAGGCAGACGACGTCGCGTCGAAGCTGGAGGCCGGGGTGGCGGCCGGCGCTCCCCGCCTGGGCCCCCGGGAGCAGCGCCCCGCACTGGTCCGAGCTCTGCTTCCGTCCCGGTCTCTGTGGGCCGGTCCGACGTGTTGCGCGAGCTCGTCCGGGCCCGCGCGCAGCTCCGCGAGACAGCGGCGGCGCTGGTCCGCGTGGCTGCCCGTCACACCACTGTCCCCGAACCGGTTCCCGACCGTGTCGATGACGTCGTCGGGGACCAGAGCGCTGCGCGACGTCCGGCTGTGGTCCTTCCCCGGGTTCGAGAGCGCCATCACCGCGTGCCTGGCCTCGGCCTCGCTGACCGGCCCGCCGTGCAGGAGCTGACCGCCGTATGGTGGCCCTGCGCGCCCTGGCCCTTGATGACGTCCCCGTCTTCACCCGCGTCTGCAGCGGGGTATCCGTCCGGTACACCACCGGCACGTCCCTCACCTTCGAACAGGCCCACGAGAAGGTCCGCGTGGCCTTCGCCCGAGCCGTTCGAAGCCCCAGCGCGCAGTGGAGCCGGGACGGCTTCCATGAGGACGGCCTGATCTGCCTGCGCCGACGCACCCGGCCTTGGGCGCCTTCGGCTACCTCCTCCAGGACGGCAGCTGGGGCAACGGCTACGCCACCCGGGCCGCTCGGGGCCGAGGCCGCCGAAAGGGGGGCGGCGGGGGCACGGCGTGGCTGCCGGCCGCGCATCCGCACTGCCCGGCCGACCACCCTTTTCTGCCCTCCGGTTCCTGGCCTCGTGATCGTTCACCGCGTATGCAGGAAGGGTCGCCCCTTCTCCCTAGGTAAGGCTCCCCTTTT
This DNA window, taken from Streptomyces nitrosporeus, encodes the following:
- a CDS encoding DUF6461 domain-containing protein, with translation MTKTGADYAWFENNFPDIAEAYCFTLVRGLSPDELMSRLEGRSEVPLQGIAAVVEAAFAQYDLEEGDRRLVAMTTVGTWTLLIEPNGYLGVTEDRVLPASVGTSWISHFVNVNAVGTFLWAEDQVLRLCFDPMFPEDRWGTAPDELLDVMERIGFHFEEESPETDLSSPAAFALAEHLTGVAITPKLLQDTTFACATIQIR
- a CDS encoding transposase, which translates into the protein MEGTASYGAGFTRAARSAVKARTAALNQITHILVTAPESIRAKFGQLKSADRTDALARLRPAKDAAHTAVHTAMKSLARRVKEVTAEHQALTRALDGEVTADNPGLRAAYGVGPDTASQLLVTAGGNPERLRTEASFAALCKAAPVPASSCPTNRHRLSRGGDRAANAALHRIALVRMSSDPRTRDYVARQTAAGRTKKEIIRLLKRAITREMFRCLTTTVTIPGIVGLRPLRQSKNITLTAAARHFGVWLATISTLERGIRRDDDLANTYRDWPTAA
- a CDS encoding DUF4265 domain-containing protein encodes the protein MTNISDDHVKVHFRMNTDEDGWPPASVESLWAVDLGDGTVRLDNTPWFVRGVANDDIVRVEIDDEGVCWAGETVRSSENCTIRLIVLKDGGSAAARQSILEIFHKLGTTGEGIERYRMVALHVPPEADLPRIRKLLERGAAEGWWHWEEGCVTAAWRSTATG
- a CDS encoding rhodanese-like domain-containing protein is translated as MTADASRTSVFTPAALQHLITTGDGPRLLDVRTPGEFQTGHIPGACNVPLDTLREHRMELGKHLDENVVLVCRSGARATQAEKALAEVGLPGLRVLDGGMAAWESSGAPVDRGPQRWELERQVRLIAGSVVLVSGVVGFFVPGVHLIGTAIGAGLTFAALSNTCAMGMMLSKLPYNRGPRTDIRTLVASLQDRA
- a CDS encoding rhodanese-like domain-containing protein, giving the protein MSLFSRDKKRVTAEEAHRRTRGADAPAVLLDVRERGEWDAGRAPGALHAPLSALAAGEALPQAAQGRPLVVICRSGNRSQRAVELLRARGVDAVDVKGGMQQWARAGHPVVGAGGSEGSVA
- a CDS encoding MBL fold metallo-hydrolase codes for the protein MFFIDTIELAGLGNRHYLAGGTDAAVAVDPPRDFDQVLAAAARRGVRITHVVETHIHNDYVTGGLELARVTGASYLVPAGAHVSFARVPVSDGDTVTVEAGLVLRAVATPGHTPHHTAYVLEERGTAVAAFTGGSLLIGTVGRPDLVEPRLTEQLARAQHASVHRLAAELPDATAVLPTHGFGSFCSSAQAEGDHTTIGREKTANTALTTEADSFVAEILAGLEDVPAYYAHMGPANAAGPAPVDLTPAAVADAGEIADRLAAGEWVVDLRNRVAFAEGHVAGSFNFEADGKIATYLAWMVPWGKPVTLLAETPEQLAAAQRELVRVGIDRPAAAAVGTVREWTDEGAPLASFPRSTFAGLAGQGTENVVILDVRRDSERAAGHIEGSVHIPVHQLHQRLGEVPAGTVWVHCAGGMRAAIAASLLDAAGRDVVAVDDGFDSATAAGLPVITG
- a CDS encoding sulfite exporter TauE/SafE family protein — protein: MTALILALVAGAVVGLALGGLGGGGSVLAVPALTYLIGMPPAAAITASLIIVTLTSVTALTGHARDGNVAWRTGLLFAAAGIVPAMLAGTVAGHLPQAGLTIAFAGVAGVAALRMLRPAPAPAAGEVRPVRAGAAGAGLGAVTGLLGVGGGFLAVPALARVLNLPMRRAIGTSLLVITINSIAALGARAGAGVQLDWSVIAPFTAAAILGAWDGKRYAQRLSGNTLRRLFAYALLVVAAFMLADAFI